One genomic window of Oncorhynchus tshawytscha isolate Ot180627B unplaced genomic scaffold, Otsh_v2.0 Un_contig_1368_pilon_pilon, whole genome shotgun sequence includes the following:
- the LOC112248067 gene encoding oocyte zinc finger protein XlCOF22 has protein sequence MAEPKSMESPGSGCGVPAQRSSQQGPEMVSVKLEDCSQPLEVNVIVIGEERELKVEDQKIEVKEEQEEEEEKVVDEKRAVKEEEMDVKEDHKEIEIKQEVEEKRAVKEEEMEIEKEHKDTEVKEELEENAVIKEMEERGVKEDEETEVKKERGLEEEEEEREVKDEEENREVSAPDLEEEEAALDSITDPGESSNPGSDSEPSSTASGNHKQHRQRNSRQKHHHCMDCFTSFYEPEELRRHTCRPHPCSDCRGSSVCPTHLIPRKKTIKRKKTYPCGQCGKSFQAPSKLKKHQITHTGEKPFHCSVCGKSFPLSQTLNRHQLIHTGEKPIHCSQCGKGFKRPDSLKNHLRIHTGEKPFHCSQCGKSFSHSNYLKTHQRTHTGEKPYHCSQCGKRFNQSSDLKIHQRTHTGEKPHKCFQCGKSFSHSSYLKTHQRTHTGEKPYHCLQCGKSFNQSSDLKTHQRTHTGEKPYHCSQCEKSFSQFSSLKTHQLTHTENRSYHCSHCGKVFSLLHHLNRHQQTHKGEKTHQCSQCRKSFSQSSNLKTHQLKYHSPDTGQSSLAFEESQLQTTEVKHM, from the exons ATGGCTGAACCCAAGTCCATGGAGTCCCCAGGTTCTGGCTGTGGTGTTCCAGCCCAGAGAAGCTCACAGCAGGGTCCAGAGATGGTGTCAGTGAAGCTGGAGGACTGCAGTCAACCACTCGAAGTCAATGTGATTGTGAtcggggaagagagagaacttAAAGTAGAAGATCAGAAGATAGAAGTtaaagaagaacaagaagaagaagaagaaaaggtgGTGGACGAAAAGAGAGCAGtcaaagaggaggagatggatgtTAAAGAGGACCATAAGGAGATAGAGATTAaacaggaggtggaggagaagagagcggtcaaagaggaagagatggagattgAAAAGGAACACAAGGATACAGAAgtcaaagaagagctggaggagaACGCAGTCAtcaaggagatggaggagagaggtgtgaAAGAGGATGAGGAGACAGAAGTCAAAAAGGAGAGAGGactagaagaagaagaggaggagagagaagtcaAAGACGAAGAGGAGAACAGGGAAGTGTCTGCTCCAGAtctagaggaagaggaggcagcATTAGATAGTATCACTGACCCAG GAGAGAGCTCCAACCCAGGTTCAGACAGTGAGCCCAGTTCCACAGCATCAGGAAACCATAaacaacacagacagaggaaCTCAAGACAGAAACATCACCACTGCATGGACTGCTTCACTAGTTTCTATGAGCCAGAGGAGCTGAGAAGGCACACTTGTAGACCCCACCCCTGCTCAGATTGCAGAGGCAGTTCCGTGTGTCCAACTCACCTCATACCACGCAAAAAGACTATCAAAAGAAAGAAGACTTACccctgtggtcaatgtgggaagagttttcaGGCACCAAGCAAACTAAAGAAACACCAGataactcacacaggagagaagcctttccacTGCTCTGTATGTGGGAAGAGTTTTCCTCTTTCACAGACCTTAAATAGACACCAGCtgatccacacaggagagaagcctatCCACTGCTCCCAATGTGGGAAGGGCTTTAAGCGACCTGATTCCCTGAAAAATCATCTTAGAATACACACGGGAGAAAAGCCTTTCCACTGCTCTCAATGTGGGAAAAGTTTCAGTCATTCAAACTACTTAAAGACACACCAGcgaactcacacaggagagaagccttaccactgctcccagtgtgggaaAAGATTCAATCAGTCTTCAGATCTAAAGATACACCAGcgaactcacacaggagagaagcctcacAAATGTtttcagtgtggaaagagttttagtcATTCAAGCTACTTAAAGACACACCAGcgaactcacacaggagagaagccttaccactgccttcagtgtgggaagagtttcaatCAGTCTTCAGATCTAAAGACACACCAGCGAActcatacaggagagaagccttatcacTGCTCTCAGTGTGAAAAGAGTTTCAGTCAGTTTTCAAGTCTGAAGACACACCAGCTAACTCACACAGAAAATAGGTCATACCACTGCTCCCATTGTGGAAAGGTTTTCAGTCTGTTGCACCACCTAAATAGACACCAGCAAACTCACAAAGGAGAAAAGACTCACCAATGCTCTCAATGTAGGAAAAGTTTCAGTCAGTCATCAAATCTGAAGACACACCAGTTAAAGTATCACAGCCCTGACACCGGACAGAGTTCTCTTGCTTTTGAAGAAAGTCAACTTCAAACCACAGAAGTAAAACACATGTAA